A single window of Flavobacterium sp. 140616W15 DNA harbors:
- a CDS encoding HAMP domain-containing sensor histidine kinase produces MESKNSYIPLKVFISYIALASLVISVGWVLYSENVIYSNIESKIAFEKTKILKVSQLFSNVYKTESLARKTIQSNSETDFKQYIKESDSLRIRIDSLKKIVTTQSQIVLLDSVNYLLAEKTRNIRQLKSIKNKASDEVTVNNAIDELTKLEFSLRKLQLEDFTKNPEKLGSYQRNVLQKYVDYLNQNIPDDSTNTLSKKASDSILSTSKKLLSSVKRETEKKKESLNYQENKLLKNEILISEQLRKVLRMIEREIIINSIKYNTDKEKSLKKINEIITGAAIVGLLLTIFFSILIASDFSKTQLYKKQLEIANFKTRNLLKSREQLISTVSHDLKTPLSTIVGYTELLDNSDVNTKQSYFIKNIRNSSQYISQLVQDLLDFSQIEAGKITIEKKPFLLPEIITEVAKSIQSVYIQKDIELIIQADEKLNQRIIGDSFRLKQILSNIIGNAYKFTEKGFIKINATINDKGDFVIIKIEDSGIGIEKKNQNLIFEEFAQANENIEKKYGGTGLGLAISKK; encoded by the coding sequence ATGGAGAGTAAAAACAGTTACATTCCGCTTAAAGTTTTTATAAGTTACATCGCCTTAGCTTCACTTGTAATTAGCGTGGGTTGGGTTTTATATTCAGAGAATGTTATTTATTCAAATATAGAAAGTAAAATTGCTTTTGAAAAAACTAAAATTTTAAAAGTAAGCCAGCTATTTTCAAACGTATACAAAACTGAAAGCCTAGCTCGAAAAACAATTCAATCCAATTCTGAAACTGATTTTAAACAGTATATCAAAGAATCTGATTCCTTACGAATTCGAATTGATTCTTTAAAAAAAATAGTCACTACCCAATCTCAAATTGTCTTATTGGATAGTGTTAATTATTTATTGGCCGAAAAAACCAGAAACATTCGACAACTAAAGTCCATCAAAAATAAAGCCAGCGATGAAGTCACCGTAAATAATGCGATTGATGAATTAACAAAGCTAGAATTTTCTTTACGAAAATTACAGCTCGAGGATTTTACAAAAAACCCTGAAAAGCTAGGATCTTATCAACGTAATGTCTTGCAAAAATATGTTGACTACCTTAACCAGAATATCCCAGACGACAGTACAAATACACTAAGTAAGAAAGCATCCGACTCTATTTTATCTACATCTAAAAAATTATTGAGCTCGGTAAAAAGAGAAACTGAGAAGAAGAAAGAATCCCTGAATTATCAAGAAAACAAACTACTTAAAAATGAGATTTTAATTTCTGAGCAACTCCGAAAAGTACTGCGTATGATTGAACGAGAAATTATAATAAACTCAATAAAATACAATACAGACAAAGAAAAATCACTAAAAAAGATAAACGAAATTATAACTGGCGCAGCAATTGTTGGATTACTCCTTACCATCTTTTTTTCAATTCTTATTGCGAGTGATTTCTCTAAGACACAACTTTATAAGAAGCAATTAGAAATTGCCAATTTTAAAACCAGGAATCTCTTAAAAAGTCGCGAACAGCTTATTTCCACAGTAAGTCATGACTTAAAAACCCCATTGAGCACAATTGTAGGCTATACTGAACTATTAGACAATTCTGACGTGAATACAAAGCAATCGTATTTCATTAAGAATATCAGAAATTCATCTCAGTACATTTCGCAATTGGTTCAGGATTTACTTGATTTTTCTCAAATTGAAGCGGGGAAAATCACAATCGAAAAGAAGCCCTTCTTACTTCCTGAAATCATAACAGAAGTTGCCAAAAGTATCCAATCTGTATATATTCAGAAAGACATAGAACTTATCATTCAGGCTGACGAAAAACTAAACCAAAGAATAATTGGAGATTCATTTCGTCTCAAACAAATCTTAAGCAATATAATTGGAAATGCTTATAAATTTACCGAAAAAGGTTTTATAAAAATCAACGCTACAATTAATGACAAAGGAGATTTTGTTATTATTAAAATTGAAGATTCTGGTATCGGAATTGAGAAAAAAAATCAAAACCTAATATTCGAAGAATTTGCTCAAGCCAATGAAAATATTGAAAAAAAATATGGAGGAACAGGCTTAGGTCTCGCCATATCAAAAAAATAG
- a CDS encoding S9 family peptidase, producing the protein MKKALFTTLVMMSLSTMAQNVMSPELLWKLGRVTPLGLSKDGKNVVYKVTTPSIAENNSKSKYYTLPVNGGNATEVSDIKTVLTDKNISPDGKFLVYNEEVKIDKVLGKDFYPTLEKSDAQIYDGLDYRHWDTWNEGKFNHVFYKENKDGATGIDILKGENFDSPQKPFGGDEDYIWSPDGKSILYVSKKKVGTQYAISTNTDIYEYNLETGKTINRTEENLGYDMAPKFSPTGNLTWLQMKRDGYEADKNDIIVDFKGLKINLTANWDGTVNSFMWSKDGKKVFFVAPIDGTKQLFEVNFPGLTKIAIKVLQLTNGNYDVNDLVGFADDHIIVTRSDMNHANEIFSFNLKKNTWKQLSNVNTEAYEKLTLSKTERRYVTTTDGKKMLVWVILPPNFDASKKYPTLLYCQGGPQSALTQSYSFRWNFSLMAAKGYVVVAPNRRGMPGHGVKWNEQISKDWGGQVMDDYLSAIDDVAKESYVDKTRLGCVGASYGGYSAFFLAGIHNNRFKTFIAHDGVFNTQSMFGTTEEVFFNNWDFGGPYWDKNNAVAQKAYTTFNPINYVDKWNKPILIIQGGKDFRVPIGQSQEAFQAAQLRGIKSRLLYFPEENHWVLKPQNAQVWQGEFFKWLDETL; encoded by the coding sequence ATGAAAAAAGCACTATTTACAACCTTAGTAATGATGAGTTTAAGTACCATGGCACAAAATGTAATGTCACCCGAATTATTATGGAAGTTAGGTCGAGTTACTCCACTTGGACTTTCGAAAGATGGAAAAAACGTTGTTTACAAGGTTACAACACCGTCTATTGCCGAAAATAATTCGAAATCAAAATATTATACACTACCTGTAAATGGTGGAAATGCAACCGAAGTTTCGGATATAAAAACAGTTTTAACTGATAAAAACATCTCCCCAGACGGAAAATTTTTAGTGTACAATGAAGAAGTGAAAATTGACAAAGTATTAGGGAAAGATTTTTATCCAACTCTAGAAAAATCAGATGCACAAATTTACGATGGTTTAGATTACCGCCACTGGGACACTTGGAATGAAGGTAAATTTAATCATGTTTTTTACAAAGAGAACAAAGATGGCGCTACTGGAATTGACATTCTAAAAGGAGAAAATTTTGATAGTCCTCAAAAACCTTTTGGTGGAGATGAAGATTATATTTGGTCTCCTGATGGGAAAAGCATTTTATATGTAAGCAAGAAAAAAGTGGGAACACAATATGCAATTTCTACTAATACTGATATTTACGAGTATAATCTTGAAACTGGTAAAACAATAAATAGAACTGAAGAGAATTTAGGTTACGACATGGCTCCAAAATTTTCACCAACAGGAAATTTAACCTGGTTGCAAATGAAACGTGATGGTTATGAAGCTGATAAAAATGATATTATTGTTGATTTTAAAGGTTTAAAAATCAACCTAACTGCTAACTGGGATGGAACAGTAAATAGTTTTATGTGGAGTAAAGACGGTAAAAAAGTATTTTTTGTAGCTCCTATTGATGGCACAAAACAACTTTTTGAAGTAAATTTCCCAGGATTAACTAAAATTGCAATTAAAGTACTTCAACTTACAAATGGTAATTACGATGTAAATGATTTAGTTGGTTTTGCAGATGACCACATTATTGTTACTAGATCAGATATGAATCATGCCAATGAAATTTTCTCTTTTAATTTAAAAAAGAATACTTGGAAGCAATTATCTAATGTAAATACTGAGGCATACGAAAAACTTACGTTAAGCAAAACTGAAAGACGTTATGTTACTACAACAGATGGTAAAAAAATGTTGGTTTGGGTAATCTTACCTCCAAATTTTGATGCTTCAAAAAAATACCCAACTCTTTTATACTGCCAAGGTGGACCACAATCTGCTTTAACACAATCGTATTCTTTCCGTTGGAATTTCTCATTAATGGCTGCTAAAGGTTATGTCGTTGTAGCCCCTAACCGCCGCGGAATGCCAGGTCACGGTGTAAAATGGAATGAACAAATTAGTAAAGATTGGGGTGGACAGGTTATGGATGATTATTTATCTGCTATTGATGATGTTGCAAAAGAAAGTTATGTTGACAAAACTCGTTTAGGCTGTGTAGGCGCAAGCTACGGTGGTTATTCGGCTTTCTTTTTAGCAGGAATTCACAACAACCGTTTTAAGACTTTTATTGCTCATGATGGTGTTTTCAATACACAAAGTATGTTTGGAACTACCGAAGAAGTTTTCTTTAACAACTGGGATTTTGGTGGTCCTTACTGGGATAAAAATAATGCTGTTGCTCAAAAAGCATACACTACTTTTAACCCAATAAACTATGTTGATAAATGGAATAAACCAATCTTGATTATTCAAGGTGGAAAAGACTTCCGTGTGCCAATTGGTCAATCTCAAGAAGCATTTCAAGCTGCTCAATTACGCGGAATAAAAAGTAGATTATTGTATTTCCCTGAAGAAAATCACTGGGTTTTAAAACCACAAAACGCACAAGTTTGGCAAGGTGAATTCTTTAAATGGTTAGACGAAACACTTTAA
- the mtgA gene encoding monofunctional biosynthetic peptidoglycan transglycosylase: protein MATKKAAPKKTTTSKAKPTSKKSNRSFGSKIVRFFCKLLLWFFGISIFFVVLFKYVPVPFTPLMVIRGIENKIDGKENYFSHDWEPIENISMNLQKAVIASEDGTFLKHNGFDFKALQKAYKSNERGRRIRGGSTISQQTAKNVFLWQGKSYFRKGLEAYFTVLIELVWGKERIMEVYLNSIEMGDGVYGAEAAAQHWYRKSAKSLTPIQAAGIAAILPNPRKFKATGSSSYINKRKNKIVKVMRSVGKINYDDTKKGT, encoded by the coding sequence ATGGCGACTAAAAAAGCAGCACCAAAAAAAACAACAACAAGTAAAGCAAAACCAACTTCTAAAAAAAGTAACAGGTCATTTGGCAGTAAAATAGTTCGTTTTTTTTGTAAACTCCTTTTATGGTTCTTTGGGATTTCAATATTTTTTGTGGTGCTTTTTAAATATGTCCCTGTCCCTTTTACACCTTTAATGGTAATTCGTGGTATTGAAAATAAAATAGACGGAAAAGAGAATTATTTTAGTCACGATTGGGAGCCAATTGAGAATATATCCATGAATTTACAAAAAGCAGTTATTGCGAGTGAAGATGGAACTTTCTTGAAACACAATGGTTTTGACTTTAAGGCATTGCAAAAAGCATATAAAAGTAACGAGCGTGGCAGAAGAATAAGAGGAGGAAGCACTATATCACAGCAAACCGCCAAAAATGTTTTTTTATGGCAAGGAAAAAGTTATTTCCGTAAAGGACTTGAAGCTTATTTTACAGTCTTGATCGAATTAGTTTGGGGAAAAGAACGTATTATGGAAGTGTATCTTAATAGCATCGAAATGGGAGATGGAGTATATGGAGCCGAGGCTGCAGCACAACATTGGTACCGAAAGAGCGCAAAGAGTCTTACTCCTATACAAGCTGCTGGAATTGCAGCTATCTTACCAAATCCCCGTAAATTTAAAGCAACCGGATCTTCAAGCTACATAAATAAAAGAAAAAATAAAATTGTTAAAGTGATGCGCAGCGTTGGTAAAATTAATTATGATGATACCAAAAAAGGGACTTAG
- a CDS encoding sigma-54 dependent transcriptional regulator has translation MPKILLIEDDISFCKLLDRFLTKKAYTVVTAFSATEARNIIKNESFDLIITDLRLPDSDGIGLMAEFKKIYPEIPVILMTGYSDVNTAVKAIKNGAADYISKPFNPEEVLLVISNALQNSDIVPEKEQKVKSPKKSNEFEFVKGISKASKKLAEHIKLVSPTNMSVLIIGESGTGKEIIAKSIHEQSPRKGNDFIAVDCGAIPKELAASEFFGHLKGSFTGAITDKIGYFEAANGGTIFLDEIGNLSYENQIQLLRALQERKIKPVGSNKEIDVDIRIVTATNEDLREAVQKGDFREDLYHRINEFSIHSPSLIEREEDLMIFADYFLEKANEQLNKNVIGFSDEVVAVFQKYRWPGNLRELQNCVKRATLLSQGDFIESSVLPLEFFQIQKQVPNDFSLSENEKEAIIHALSKAKNNKSEAAKMLKITRKTLYNKLKQYNID, from the coding sequence ATGCCAAAGATTTTATTAATAGAAGATGATATTTCGTTTTGTAAGTTATTAGATAGATTTCTAACAAAAAAAGCATACACTGTCGTGACTGCTTTTTCTGCAACCGAAGCACGGAATATAATTAAGAATGAATCTTTTGATCTTATTATCACCGATTTGAGACTTCCAGATTCAGACGGGATTGGATTAATGGCTGAATTTAAAAAGATCTACCCTGAAATTCCTGTGATTTTAATGACAGGTTACTCTGATGTAAATACAGCTGTTAAAGCTATAAAAAATGGTGCTGCAGATTATATTTCGAAACCATTTAACCCAGAGGAAGTTTTGTTAGTAATCTCTAATGCATTACAAAATTCTGATATAGTTCCTGAAAAAGAACAGAAAGTAAAAAGTCCAAAAAAGTCAAACGAATTTGAGTTTGTAAAAGGAATTTCTAAAGCTTCGAAGAAGTTAGCAGAGCATATTAAATTGGTTAGCCCAACTAATATGTCGGTTTTGATAATTGGAGAAAGCGGTACTGGAAAAGAAATAATTGCTAAAAGTATTCACGAACAAAGTCCTAGAAAAGGAAATGATTTTATTGCGGTAGATTGTGGTGCAATACCTAAAGAATTAGCAGCGAGTGAATTTTTTGGACATTTAAAAGGTTCTTTTACAGGAGCTATCACCGATAAAATAGGTTACTTTGAAGCGGCTAATGGAGGAACTATTTTTTTAGATGAAATTGGAAATCTTTCTTATGAAAATCAGATTCAACTTTTAAGAGCATTACAGGAGCGCAAGATAAAACCAGTTGGTAGTAATAAAGAAATTGATGTAGATATTCGTATTGTAACTGCAACCAATGAAGATTTGCGTGAAGCGGTACAAAAAGGAGATTTTCGTGAAGACTTATACCATAGAATCAATGAGTTTTCTATTCATTCGCCTTCATTGATTGAAAGAGAAGAGGATTTAATGATTTTTGCGGATTACTTTCTTGAAAAAGCTAATGAGCAATTAAATAAAAATGTTATTGGTTTCTCGGATGAAGTAGTTGCTGTTTTTCAAAAATACAGATGGCCAGGAAACTTAAGAGAACTTCAAAATTGTGTTAAGAGAGCAACTTTATTATCACAAGGAGATTTTATAGAAAGTAGTGTTTTGCCATTAGAGTTTTTTCAGATTCAAAAGCAGGTACCAAATGATTTTTCATTGTCTGAAAATGAAAAAGAGGCTATTATTCATGCTCTTTCAAAAGCTAAAAATAATAAATCAGAAGCTGCAAAAATGCTGAAGATCACTCGAAAAACCTTATATAATAAGTTAAAACAATATAATATAGACTAA
- a CDS encoding response regulator — protein MGGDLQLKSVFGKGSTFEIQLPLVFDTNPKPELEELTTKEHNTPLISPKTAIVIDDDTNLLGLTSEVLKQNNYTVLAFNNANDALKTIQNTPFDFIITDIQMPEIDGFQFIEKLKETTNSQYQNQPIIALTGREDLYLKVYLDAGFTTVVKKPYLPKTLLKTIFSLFDSSYKIESEDSETSNFNSEKKISLDSLKSFLANDKEALQEVLKTFITTTQENLVVLEKSINNRDTIEINAIAHRISPMFKQINAIEISEILSDLEQNKYSDTDLEIIFNELKTKINSLLQTLKKEIS, from the coding sequence TTGGGTGGTGATTTACAGCTAAAAAGTGTTTTTGGAAAAGGAAGTACCTTTGAAATTCAGCTTCCACTAGTTTTCGATACCAACCCAAAACCTGAATTAGAAGAGTTAACTACAAAAGAACATAATACTCCTTTAATCTCTCCTAAAACTGCAATCGTAATAGACGACGATACTAATTTACTAGGTTTAACTTCTGAAGTTTTAAAGCAAAACAACTATACAGTTTTGGCTTTTAATAATGCAAACGACGCTTTAAAAACAATTCAGAATACTCCTTTTGACTTTATCATAACCGATATACAAATGCCAGAAATTGATGGATTTCAATTTATAGAAAAATTAAAAGAAACTACGAACTCTCAATATCAAAACCAACCAATAATTGCCTTAACAGGGAGAGAGGATCTATATTTGAAAGTTTATTTAGATGCTGGATTTACAACTGTTGTAAAAAAACCATATTTACCTAAAACATTACTAAAAACGATATTTTCGTTATTTGATAGTTCGTATAAAATTGAGTCTGAAGATAGCGAGACCAGTAACTTTAATTCAGAGAAAAAAATCTCTCTAGATTCTTTAAAATCATTTTTAGCAAATGACAAAGAGGCTCTACAAGAAGTACTTAAAACTTTTATAACAACAACACAAGAAAACTTAGTCGTTTTAGAAAAAAGCATCAATAATAGAGATACGATCGAAATTAATGCTATTGCACATCGAATATCCCCAATGTTCAAGCAAATCAATGCAATTGAAATCAGTGAAATTTTAAGCGATTTAGAACAAAATAAATATTCAGATACAGATTTAGAAATAATTTTCAATGAATTAAAAACTAAAATCAATTCATTACTTCAAACCCTTAAAAAAGAAATAAGTTAG
- a CDS encoding beta-ketoacyl-ACP synthase III → MNTITAAITAVGAYVPDFVLSNKVLETMVDTNDEWITTRTGIKERRILKDTDKGTSFLAIKAAQDLIAKANIDPLEIDMIIMATATADMPVASTGVFVATEIGATNAFAYDLQAACSSFLYGMSTAAAYIQSGRYKKVLLIGADKMSSIVDYTDRSTCIIFGDGAGAVLFEPNYEGLGLQDEYLRSDGVGRDFLKIPAGGSLIPTTLETVQENRHNIIQDGKTVFKYAVTNMADASELILKRNNLTNQDVNWLVPHQANKRIIDATASRMDLEDSKVLMNIEKYGNTTSATLPLVLSDFEHLFKKGDNIIFAAFGGGFTWGSIYLKWAYDKK, encoded by the coding sequence ATGAATACAATCACAGCCGCAATAACCGCTGTTGGAGCTTATGTTCCAGACTTTGTACTTTCAAACAAAGTCTTAGAAACTATGGTAGATACCAATGATGAATGGATTACTACCCGCACCGGAATAAAAGAAAGAAGAATTCTTAAAGATACTGATAAAGGAACCTCATTCCTTGCTATAAAAGCAGCACAAGATTTAATAGCTAAAGCTAATATTGATCCTTTGGAGATTGATATGATAATAATGGCAACAGCTACAGCAGATATGCCAGTAGCTTCTACAGGAGTTTTCGTTGCAACAGAAATTGGTGCAACAAATGCTTTTGCATACGATTTACAAGCAGCTTGTTCTAGCTTCCTTTACGGAATGTCTACAGCAGCAGCGTATATTCAGTCAGGAAGATACAAAAAAGTATTACTAATAGGAGCAGATAAAATGTCTTCTATAGTAGATTATACAGACAGATCTACTTGTATTATTTTTGGAGATGGCGCAGGAGCAGTATTATTTGAACCTAATTATGAAGGTTTAGGATTGCAAGATGAATATTTGAGAAGTGACGGAGTTGGTCGTGATTTCTTGAAAATACCAGCAGGAGGATCTTTGATTCCTACTACTTTAGAAACAGTTCAAGAAAACAGACACAATATTATACAAGACGGGAAAACTGTTTTTAAATATGCTGTTACCAATATGGCTGATGCAAGTGAATTAATTCTTAAGAGAAATAATTTAACAAATCAAGATGTAAATTGGTTGGTTCCGCATCAGGCAAACAAACGTATCATTGATGCTACTGCAAGCAGAATGGATTTAGAAGACTCAAAAGTATTAATGAATATTGAAAAATATGGTAATACAACATCGGCTACATTACCTTTGGTACTTAGCGATTTTGAGCATTTATTCAAAAAAGGAGATAACATTATTTTTGCCGCTTTTGGAGGTGGATTCACTTGGGGATCTATTTACTTAAAATGGGCTTACGATAAAAAATAA
- the accB gene encoding acetyl-CoA carboxylase biotin carboxyl carrier protein, which translates to MDLKEIQNLIKFVANSGVAEVKLEMDDVKITIRTTLEGNVTETTYVQQLPAQATLPQAVVPQQAAPVVTTTEAPAAAENSNLITIKSPIIGTFYRKPSPDKPAFAEVGSTIAKGDVLCVIEAMKLFNEIESEVSGKIVKILVDDMSPVEFDQPLFLVDPS; encoded by the coding sequence ATGGATTTAAAAGAAATTCAAAACCTAATCAAATTTGTAGCAAATTCGGGAGTTGCTGAAGTAAAGTTGGAGATGGATGATGTTAAAATCACCATTAGAACAACTTTAGAAGGTAATGTAACTGAAACCACGTATGTTCAACAATTGCCAGCTCAAGCAACATTGCCGCAAGCTGTAGTGCCTCAGCAAGCTGCTCCAGTAGTAACAACTACAGAAGCTCCAGCTGCAGCAGAAAATTCTAATTTGATTACTATAAAATCACCAATTATTGGAACTTTTTATAGAAAACCATCACCAGACAAACCAGCATTTGCTGAAGTAGGTTCAACAATTGCAAAAGGAGATGTTCTTTGTGTTATTGAAGCAATGAAATTATTTAATGAAATTGAATCTGAAGTTTCTGGTAAAATTGTTAAGATTTTAGTAGATGATATGTCTCCAGTTGAGTTTGATCAACCATTGTTTTTAGTAGATCCATCATAA
- a CDS encoding FAD-binding oxidoreductase — MELSYWELKNWFTNVDFTIVGSGIVGLHAGLRLREKFPKAKILILEKGMLPQGASTKNAGFACFGSLSEIVDDLKSHTEEDVIKLIEKRWKGLQLLRKRLGDHAIDFKPYGGYELFLKEDEKGYNECSSKLPFVNEILKPFFKTDVFAKEVGCFEFKGIHEYLVFNPFEGQLDTGNMMQALLKEAIEANILILNKQTVTSYFDKGNNVEVALGDFTFTTNKILFATNGFASKLTDGGVKPARAQVLITEPIHDLEIKGAFHLDRGYYYFRNVGDRILLGGGRNLDFETETTTEFGHTEIIQNKLEDLLKNVILPNQKIDIAHRWSGIMGVGNSKNPIVTQFSENVYCGVRLGGMGVAIGSLIGTELADLI; from the coding sequence ATGGAATTAAGTTATTGGGAGCTTAAAAATTGGTTTACAAATGTAGACTTTACTATTGTTGGTAGTGGAATTGTAGGCTTGCATGCAGGATTACGCTTGCGCGAAAAATTTCCCAAAGCCAAAATTTTGATTCTCGAAAAAGGAATGTTACCTCAGGGAGCAAGTACAAAAAATGCTGGTTTTGCTTGTTTTGGAAGCCTATCTGAAATAGTTGATGATTTAAAATCGCATACAGAAGAAGATGTAATCAAGCTTATCGAAAAGCGTTGGAAAGGATTGCAATTATTACGTAAACGATTGGGAGATCATGCGATCGATTTTAAACCTTATGGAGGGTATGAGTTATTTCTGAAAGAAGATGAAAAAGGATACAATGAATGTTCCAGCAAATTACCTTTTGTGAATGAAATCCTTAAACCTTTTTTTAAGACAGATGTTTTTGCTAAAGAAGTAGGCTGTTTTGAGTTTAAAGGGATTCATGAGTATTTGGTTTTTAATCCTTTTGAAGGACAATTAGATACGGGTAATATGATGCAAGCATTGTTAAAAGAGGCAATTGAAGCTAATATTTTGATTTTGAATAAGCAAACTGTTACGTCCTATTTTGACAAAGGGAATAATGTCGAGGTTGCATTAGGCGATTTTACTTTTACTACAAATAAAATTCTATTCGCAACAAATGGGTTTGCTAGTAAGCTTACAGATGGAGGAGTAAAGCCTGCAAGAGCACAGGTTCTTATTACAGAACCTATTCATGATTTAGAAATTAAAGGGGCATTTCACTTAGATAGAGGGTATTATTATTTTAGAAATGTCGGTGATAGAATTTTATTAGGAGGTGGTCGAAATCTTGATTTTGAAACCGAAACAACAACCGAATTTGGGCATACAGAAATAATACAAAATAAATTGGAAGATTTGTTGAAAAATGTAATTTTACCAAATCAAAAAATTGATATCGCTCACAGATGGAGTGGGATAATGGGAGTAGGAAATAGTAAAAACCCAATTGTGACCCAATTCTCTGAAAACGTATATTGTGGCGTTCGATTAGGAGGAATGGGAGTAGCAATAGGTAGTTTAATAGGAACAGAATTAGCAGATTTAATATAA
- the accC gene encoding acetyl-CoA carboxylase biotin carboxylase subunit, translating into MFKKILIANRGEIALRVIRTCKEMGIKTVAVYSTADAESLHVKFADEAVCIGPPPSNLSYLKMSNIIAAAEITNADAIHPGYGFLSENSKFSKICQEHGIKFIGAAPEMIDRMGDKASAKATMKEAGVPCVPGSDGLLESFEQTQKLAEEFGYPVMLKATAGGGGKGMRAVWKAEDLQKAWDSARQESLAAFGNDGMYLEKLIEEPRHIEIQIVGDSYGKACHLSERDCSVQRRHQKLTEETPSPFMTDELRTKMGEAAVKAAEFIKYEGAGTVEFLVDKHRNFYFMEMNTRIQVEHPITEQVIDYDLIREQIMVAAGIPISGKNYLPELHAIECRINAEDPYNDFRPSPGKITTLHMPGGHGVRLDTHVYSGYSIPPNYDSMIAKLITTAQSREEAISKMRRALDEFVIEGVKTTIPFHRQLMDDPRYIAGDYTTAFMDTFKMKELE; encoded by the coding sequence ATGTTTAAAAAAATATTAATTGCGAATAGAGGGGAAATTGCACTTCGTGTGATTCGTACATGTAAGGAAATGGGGATTAAGACTGTTGCAGTTTACTCTACAGCAGATGCTGAAAGCCTACATGTGAAATTTGCAGATGAAGCGGTTTGTATAGGTCCTCCTCCGAGTAACTTATCGTATTTGAAAATGTCAAATATTATTGCTGCTGCTGAAATTACTAATGCAGATGCGATACATCCGGGATACGGATTTCTTTCAGAGAATTCAAAGTTTTCTAAAATATGTCAGGAACATGGAATCAAATTTATTGGTGCTGCTCCTGAAATGATTGATAGAATGGGTGATAAAGCTTCTGCTAAAGCTACTATGAAAGAAGCAGGAGTTCCTTGTGTACCAGGTTCAGATGGATTGTTAGAATCATTCGAACAAACACAGAAATTAGCCGAAGAATTTGGTTACCCAGTAATGCTTAAAGCTACTGCCGGTGGTGGTGGAAAAGGAATGAGAGCTGTTTGGAAAGCTGAAGATCTTCAGAAAGCTTGGGATAGTGCACGTCAGGAATCATTAGCTGCTTTTGGTAATGACGGAATGTATTTAGAGAAATTAATTGAAGAGCCTCGTCATATCGAAATTCAAATTGTTGGAGATTCATATGGTAAAGCATGTCACCTTTCAGAAAGAGATTGCTCTGTACAACGTCGTCACCAAAAATTAACTGAAGAAACTCCTTCGCCATTCATGACAGATGAATTGCGTACTAAAATGGGTGAAGCTGCTGTTAAGGCTGCTGAATTTATTAAGTATGAAGGAGCTGGAACAGTAGAGTTTCTTGTTGATAAACACAGAAATTTCTATTTCATGGAAATGAATACACGTATTCAAGTAGAGCACCCTATTACAGAGCAAGTTATTGATTATGACTTGATCCGTGAGCAAATTATGGTTGCTGCTGGAATTCCAATTTCTGGAAAAAATTATTTACCAGAATTACACGCTATAGAGTGTCGTATTAATGCTGAAGATCCATATAATGATTTTCGCCCTTCACCAGGAAAAATTACAACACTTCATATGCCAGGAGGTCACGGTGTACGTTTAGATACGCATGTGTATTCTGGTTATAGTATTCCGCCAAATTATGATTCGATGATTGCTAAATTAATTACTACTGCACAATCTCGTGAAGAAGCAATTAGCAAGATGAGAAGAGCTTTGGATGAATTTGTAATTGAAGGAGTTAAAACAACAATTCCTTTTCACAGACAATTAATGGATGATCCACGTTATATTGCAGGAGATTATACGACTGCTTTTATGGATACATTTAAAATGAAAGAATTGGAATAG